The window TATGGGATATTTATCAGACCGAGACAGAATACGATGATCGTGATCTGGTATATGAACATCGCGTCCCATTCCTTGCCGGGCTCGACGTTGAGGTAATTGTTGATATACCATATACCGCCGATTTCGGCAACGATGATTACCGCGACGGCAAACAGTATGTGCAGGACAAGACAGGTGTTGAAGATCTTGTTGAGGTCCCCGTCCGGCTTGCCCATTTCGAAATTGACGAACCGGGTAGTCGCGGCGCCCAGGGAACTGGCGAAGAAGGTAAACATACCGAGGACTCCGCCGACGATATTGTACAGACCATAGTCGGATACTCCGAGGATCTGCAGGACAATACGCGACGACAACAGCCCGATTATTATTGAAACGGGCAGCTGGATGTAGTTGAAAATGGTGTTCTTTACCAGTCTCCGGTTACCTTCCGAATAGTCCATATCTTTATTCCATATCACCCCTCAGGGCAAAGACTATATTGAGGATTCCGTCTTTCAGGAAGAATGGCAGCCAGGAGCAGAAGAAGCCTGAAGTACCTTTCCTGCGGATTTCATGGATCTCAGACATTTCTTTGCAGAGCTGTTTTCTTGTAGGGTAATCGTAGCGGATGTAGGCCTTCCTCACGGCAGCGGCCAGACGAAGTCTGAACAGCTTTTCGAGCCTTTTGCCGAAATATGTCTTTTTCTTCGGAAGGAGTTCGCGCTTCATGTTATATTCCTTTCTGGAAGCCTCCACTATCAGGAAGGAATCCATAAGAGTATTGAGAAGGCCGCTCTTCTTGGCATGGTATACATAGACGACATCCGGGATCAGCACCATTGAACGGCATCTTTTCATGCATTCCCAGATGAAGATATGGTCTTCCATCCATGACAGCCCTTCCTCGAAAGTGATATCCTTGACCATCTCGCGCCGGATGGCGGAATTCCAGAGATAGCCGCGGTACTCTGAAGTATCAGTATTGAATAGCATCGCTTCGGTATCATTGTCCGGGATAGAGATTACCTTCGGGATGGTGATTGTATCGGATATTCCTCCGCGCACTTTCTCATACCCGGCTTTTATCATGTCGGCATCATACTCCTGGATAGTATTCCAGTAAGTCTTTAACGCGTCGGGAAGAAGCAGGTCATCGGCGTCCGTGAACGTCAGATAATCTCCTTTTGCATGCGATAGTCCATAGTTACGTGCCATGCTGACTCCGCCCCATGGTCTGGAGAAATACGAAATTCTGCTGTCTTTGGCAGCCATTCGAGTGCAGATATCATCGGTACCGTCTGTACTTCCGTCATTTATCAGAAGAAGCTCGAAATCTGAAAATGACTGGGCAAGGACGGCCTCGATGCATTTTTCTACGGATGCCTCCGCATTGTGGATAGGGACAATAATACTGAAGGTCGGATTCATTTTCTCAATGGTTGTTTTGGTTACGTTTTGTATATAAACGGGAATCCGGATACGAGGCCTTTTTCAGGTCCCGTATCCGGATTATTGTTTTCTTGTACAATTGTCGCTTATTCGTAGAAATAAAGTTCGACACGGCGGTTGAGGTGCCTGCCTTCAGGTGTCGAATTGTCGGCAATAGGTCTTGTCGAACCATAGCCCCGGTAGAACAGCCTATGCTCGCTGATACCTGCGTCAAGGAAGAAGTCCAGGACGGCCTTTGCTCTCTTGACGGAGAGCTCATGGTTGTAGTTGTTGCGGCCTGTATTGTCAGTATGACCCTCGATGCGGACCTTTATCTTCGGATATCTCTTGAGCCATTCGGCGATATTGCTCAGCTGCTGACGAGCTTCGAGAGTAAGCAGGAATGAATCCGAGTGGAACAGGGTCATGTTCCTGAGAAGTTCGTTGACCTCTTTTGTCATCTGGTCGAGAGACTGCTTATCCTCTCTGATGACGACGGTATCCCTTACGACTCTGGTGACCTCGACTTCCTTGATGACGGTCTCGGTCCTTATGACAGGAGGTTTCGGTTTGCCGAGCCTGAAGCTTACTCCGACCGTAAGACTCAGGTTGCCTCCGATATTCTGCCTGCCTCTGCTGAACGCCTTATGGCTGAATCCGGCATATTTGAAATCCGATACTATGCTGATCTTGTCGTTGATTCTTATAGGGACTGCGAAGCCGACTCCCACGGTCGGCACGGCACGGTCAATCTTGAGATAACCTCCGAAGATATATGGATTGAACCATTTTGTGGGCCTCATCACGAAGTCCGCGTGGAGAAGATTGAAATCTTTCTCTCCGAAGTCGGTAAACTGGTCGCTGTCGGTCAGACCCTGCCAGCCAAAACGGAATCCGGCAAAGTCGGAAAACCATTTTCCTATATAGAAATCGGACGCCCATCCGGCTCCCATGTGGGAGTCATATCTTTTCTGGCCTCTTACGCTTCCGTCGAAACTTACATTAAGTCCGCCTCCCAGTCCGAAAAACCAGTTGGCATCCCTGTACTTGCTTTCTTCCTGTGCGAATATTTCAGGAATACATACCAGAAGCCCTACAAGGGCTACAGTGATTTTTTGAAGTTTCATGTTTACTATAAATGATAAATGAATCCGAATCCGGCGAAGAATTTCAAATCAAGCGGGAAGCCGGCATAGCCTTCTCCCCAGTGGTTATATTCGCCAGGTTCAAGTCCGTTGTAATTGTCCGACAGGCCGGCTCCGTTTATCTCGAAAAACAGACCGGCGTCTGAAGGCAGGTCATATTCCAGAATGACTCCAACCCTGAATGCCAGGGCCCTGTTTGAGGTCACGTATTCCTGCCAAGGATGTGGATTATCCGTATCGTCTTTGAATCCGGAACTCGTTCCAAGTCCGACGCCACCGAATACTTTGGTGGAAAATGGACCGAGGTCGTCTTCCAGGCCGCTAATGTTTAGTATTGCATCCAGGAAGAAGTCGACGCTCCTGAACGAATACGGACGGAAAATCTTGTCCGCGGTTTCTTCGATGTTATAGGCGGCACTATTGTCTCCGTAGTTGATGGAAAGCCTTGTGCCAAAGCTCTTTGTGAAGTCATACCCTATGTCCAATGTCTTCTGGATATTGAACAGGTCTGCACCCTGGCGGTGATTGTAGTATGCGAAGTAATTTTCGTAGATCTGATAGCTTGGTCCTACCTGGAAGGAAATATTCCATTTTTTGGAGTAATCGTAGGACTCTCTGTAGCCGTCACTCTGTGCGGCTGCGACTAAGGCGCTCGATATTAGCGCTCCGATTAGTACAACTCTTTTCAACGTCTTCTAAATTTATCAGTGCGATTATAGGCAGGTATCACAGCTTCGCTTCCGGACCTGCAATACCAGACCCTGATACAAAGCCAATGATACATCTATACTGCATCAGTCTAACACGGTCATTTCATGACCATTGACATATGCAAAGGTACACTTTTATCGGATAGAGTCAAACATTTTATCCGAAAAGTAGAATTTTATTGTCGATATTACTCTCCAGCCTCCCAAGAGTGATTGAAAGAGTCATCGGCCATATTATAGCTTTCCACGATCTGTCCAGTTGTCTGGACAGTCATATCGTCAGATACAGAGCTCTCCAGAATGGCATTTTCAGCCTCGATCTGAAGTTCTCTCAAAACTGCCGGTTTTACATAAATCTTTCTCATAATACTTGTTTATATGTGCTCAAGCCATGCCCGAGGCACTCTGGCTTTCGCAAATATTGTATTGCATAGACTTACTACTACATAAGTCTTGCCATGAAACTCAATGACATAACCCTCGACTCCGGTAAGCGCTCCCTTCGTCACCCTGACCTTGTCTCCCAGCTCAAGAGGTTCGTCCATCAGACCGCCTTCATCGATCGAATAATCCATCACGGCCATGAAATCCATCATCTGCTTGTCCGGAATGACCATCAAAGTCCTCGTCGCGCAATCTATCACGTATCTCACAGGGAGGCCCCGGTGGTTCGCCAGATCGCAGGCTTCGTCCTTTGTCGTCCTCATGAAGACCATTCCCGGAATCAGGACTCTTTCCACATTCCCTTTCCCCCTGGACGCCTTTCTCGTCTGCGTCGGGATGAAATTCTCTATCCCCAGACTGGCAAGACGGTTCCTGACGCCGATCTCCTGACCGTGTCTAGTCTTCGCGACATACCATTTTACGCTCAATTCCTCTGCTGCCATAAATCAGAATTTCTTACCTGTCATAATGTTTAGGAAAGTCATCCACAAGACTTTGACATCGAACATTACCGAGTGGTTCCTGAGGTAATACAAGTCGAGGTCCAGCCTTGTCAGCATCTTCTCCAGCGTGTCGGTATATCCGTTGTACAGGGTCGCGTAAGAAGTAACCCCGGGACGTATCTGGTAAAGATACTGATACCTCGGGTTCTTCTCCATGATCTGGTCAATATAAAACTGTCTTTCCGGACGGTATCCGATAAAGGACATGTCCCCCCGGAAGACATTCCAGAGCTGCGGAAGTTCGTCCAGATGGTGCTGGCGCAGGAATTTCCCGACTCTGGTAAGTCTCTCGTCGTCGTCTCCCGAATAGAGAGCCGGCTTTCCGTTTTCTGCGTTGATCCTCATCGAACGGAACTTATAGATGAGGAACGGTTTCCCGTTGCGCCCCATCCTCTCCTGGCTATATAAAGCAGGACCGCCGTCCTCATTCTTGACCGCCAGAGCGCAGACGAGCATCACCGGCGAGAAGATCAGCAGCAGGATTCCGGACAGGATGACATCGAATCCTCTCTTGATGACATGGCCCACCAGGGACATGCCATCGCGCTGGGCGACTGTATTCTTGGGATCATCTTTCTCCTGGGCCCCGTCTTTCGGGAAACCGTCGTCAGGATCCTTGGTGAACAGAATGCAGTCGACTCCGCCGAGCCTCTGCATGATTCCCTTCATCTCGCTCTCGTTGCCGCATTTATAGACCATCCTGTTGCCGATAAGCATGCCGGACATCGCCGGATCCGCACTGAGGAATCCGACCACATCATATCGGCCGCTGGCTGCGGCTTCGTCGGCCAGGTCTACTGCTGCGCGGCCTGTGCCCATTACCAGGGCGGTCAATTTGCCTACCTGGTCCTTGACACGACCTGTCTCTCTCGACAGAGAGGTCAGCGAGAATCTCAGATAAAGTACGAAGAAGATAGATGCGATGAAATCAGCCAGAAGGGCCATCGCAGCGAGAGAAATAGAAGGAAGCTTCACAAACCCTACAAGCATCACGACGACAAGGAAGATTGTCTTGATAAGCAAGGTCCACGAAGTTTTCATAGCGGAAGTGTAGGAAATATACGTCTTGACATTCTTGTGGCTTCCGGTTACAAGCATGCCGATAATTGTGCCGACTAAGCCAGCCCCGAGCCACTTTAGAAGTAGCCACGTATATCCGGGGATTGGATCGCTCAGCCAGCGGACCAGCAGAATTGCCATCAATGATCCGAGTAACGACAGCACGTTATCCTGGAACATTATCCGGCCTTTGCTGGCATACTGTTTTTCATTTTTTGTCATTATTTTTAGGTCTTGTAGGTTCGCATATCTCTAAACAACAAAGTTATAAAAGAAATTCATATAAGACAAATTATTCAACGTAATGTTACATTGTGTAAGTATTTCAGTTTTTTTTGTTAATTTTGCCAAATTTTAAACAATAGATCATGCAGCGATTTTTAACCTCAGAAATTCAGGAAGGTCTTACCTTCGACGATGTATTGCTTATACCTGCCCATTCGGAAGTCATTCCAAGGGATGTGGATGTCACCTCAAGATTTACCCGGGATATAGTTTTGCGCACGCCTATCGTGTCCGCCGCGATGGATACTGTAACAGAGGCAGAACTTGCAATTGCGATGGCAAGAGCCGGCGGTATCGGAG is drawn from Bacteroidales bacterium WCE2008 and contains these coding sequences:
- a CDS encoding Glycosyltransferase involved in cell wall bisynthesis, whose amino-acid sequence is MNPTFSIIVPIHNAEASVEKCIEAVLAQSFSDFELLLINDGSTDGTDDICTRMAAKDSRISYFSRPWGGVSMARNYGLSHAKGDYLTFTDADDLLLPDALKTYWNTIQEYDADMIKAGYEKVRGGISDTITIPKVISIPDNDTEAMLFNTDTSEYRGYLWNSAIRREMVKDITFEEGLSWMEDHIFIWECMKRCRSMVLIPDVVYVYHAKKSGLLNTLMDSFLIVEASRKEYNMKRELLPKKKTYFGKRLEKLFRLRLAAAVRKAYIRYDYPTRKQLCKEMSEIHEIRRKGTSGFFCSWLPFFLKDGILNIVFALRGDME
- a CDS encoding OmpA family protein translates to MKLQKITVALVGLLVCIPEIFAQEESKYRDANWFFGLGGGLNVSFDGSVRGQKRYDSHMGAGWASDFYIGKWFSDFAGFRFGWQGLTDSDQFTDFGEKDFNLLHADFVMRPTKWFNPYIFGGYLKIDRAVPTVGVGFAVPIRINDKISIVSDFKYAGFSHKAFSRGRQNIGGNLSLTVGVSFRLGKPKPPVIRTETVIKEVEVTRVVRDTVVIREDKQSLDQMTKEVNELLRNMTLFHSDSFLLTLEARQQLSNIAEWLKRYPKIKVRIEGHTDNTGRNNYNHELSVKRAKAVLDFFLDAGISEHRLFYRGYGSTRPIADNSTPEGRHLNRRVELYFYE
- a CDS encoding Transcription antitermination factor NusG; the protein is MAAEELSVKWYVAKTRHGQEIGVRNRLASLGIENFIPTQTRKASRGKGNVERVLIPGMVFMRTTKDEACDLANHRGLPVRYVIDCATRTLMVIPDKQMMDFMAVMDYSIDEGGLMDEPLELGDKVRVTKGALTGVEGYVIEFHGKTYVVVSLCNTIFAKARVPRAWLEHI
- a CDS encoding Sugar transferase involved in LPS biosynthesis (colanic, teichoic acid) — protein: MTKNEKQYASKGRIMFQDNVLSLLGSLMAILLVRWLSDPIPGYTWLLLKWLGAGLVGTIIGMLVTGSHKNVKTYISYTSAMKTSWTLLIKTIFLVVVMLVGFVKLPSISLAAMALLADFIASIFFVLYLRFSLTSLSRETGRVKDQVGKLTALVMGTGRAAVDLADEAAASGRYDVVGFLSADPAMSGMLIGNRMVYKCGNESEMKGIMQRLGGVDCILFTKDPDDGFPKDGAQEKDDPKNTVAQRDGMSLVGHVIKRGFDVILSGILLLIFSPVMLVCALAVKNEDGGPALYSQERMGRNGKPFLIYKFRSMRINAENGKPALYSGDDDERLTRVGKFLRQHHLDELPQLWNVFRGDMSFIGYRPERQFYIDQIMEKNPRYQYLYQIRPGVTSYATLYNGYTDTLEKMLTRLDLDLYYLRNHSVMFDVKVLWMTFLNIMTGKKF